One Roseomonas gilardii subsp. gilardii genomic region harbors:
- a CDS encoding ABC transporter ATP-binding protein, which produces MAEDLLRIEGLRTSFRTGQGVVSPVDGVDLAVPRGRTLGIVGESGCGKSMLSLSIMGLVPPPGRIAAGKVLLEGRDLAALSQAEMRKVRGGEIAMIFQDPMTSLNPVHSVGRQITEAMRVHDRTASERAMRDAAIAALRQVRIPAPERRFDQYPHELSGGMRQRVMIAMALACRPRLLIADEPTTALDVTVQAQILDLLRNLQAETGMSIILITHDLGVVAEMADEVAVMYAGRVVERCSATSLFNDPQHPYSIGLLGSVPRLDEERERLLAIDGSVPPPFALPKGCRFNPRCPFVLEICRSADPPLRDVAHRHHAACLRAPLDALATGMAA; this is translated from the coding sequence ATGGCCGAGGACCTTCTGCGCATCGAGGGGCTGCGCACCAGCTTCCGCACCGGCCAGGGCGTGGTCTCCCCCGTGGATGGGGTGGACCTCGCCGTGCCGCGCGGACGGACGCTCGGCATCGTGGGGGAAAGCGGCTGCGGCAAGTCGATGCTGTCGCTGTCGATCATGGGTCTCGTGCCGCCGCCGGGGCGGATCGCCGCCGGCAAGGTGCTGCTGGAGGGCAGGGACCTCGCCGCCCTGTCCCAGGCGGAGATGCGCAAGGTGCGGGGCGGGGAGATCGCCATGATCTTCCAGGACCCGATGACCTCGCTGAACCCGGTGCACAGCGTCGGCAGGCAGATCACCGAGGCGATGCGCGTGCATGACCGCACCGCCTCGGAGCGGGCGATGCGCGATGCCGCCATCGCGGCGCTGCGCCAGGTGCGCATCCCGGCGCCGGAGCGGCGCTTCGACCAGTATCCGCACGAACTGTCGGGCGGCATGCGGCAGCGGGTGATGATCGCCATGGCGCTGGCCTGCCGGCCCCGGCTGCTGATCGCCGACGAGCCGACCACGGCGCTGGATGTGACGGTGCAGGCGCAGATCCTCGACCTGCTGCGCAATCTGCAGGCGGAGACGGGGATGTCGATCATCCTGATCACCCATGACCTCGGCGTGGTGGCGGAGATGGCCGACGAGGTGGCGGTGATGTATGCCGGCCGCGTGGTGGAGCGCTGTTCCGCCACGAGCCTGTTCAACGATCCGCAGCATCCCTACAGCATCGGGCTGCTCGGCAGCGTGCCGCGGCTGGACGAGGAGCGCGAAAGGCTGCTCGCCATCGACGGCTCCGTGCCGCCGCCCTTCGCCTTGCCGAAGGGCTGCCGCTTCAACCCGCGCTGCCCCTTCGTGCTGGAGATCTGCCGTTCCGCCGATCCGCCGCTGCGCGACGTGGCGCACCGGCACCATGCCGCCTGCCTGCGCGCGCCGCTCGATGCGCTCGCCACGGGGATGGCGGCATGA